The following are from one region of the Salmo salar chromosome ssa27, Ssal_v3.1, whole genome shotgun sequence genome:
- the LOC106588661 gene encoding protein lin-28 homolog A isoform X2: MAEGGCAKTGEEEATGSEEDLGSSRGSGVCKWFNVRMGFGFLSMTNRDGTPLEETVDVFVHQSKLHMEGFRSLKEGEAVEFTFKKSSKGLESVTVTGPGGAQCVGCEKTPKGQQKRRSKGDRCYNCGGPDHHAKECQLPPQPKKCHFCQSISHMVANCPIKAQQSSPGSQGIASSLRDEKEEQSHAPLLPRESSD, translated from the exons ATGGCAGAAG GGGGCTGTGCAAAGACCGGAGAGGAGGAAGCCACGGGCtcagaggaggatctgggttCGTCTCGTGGCAGCGGCGTGTGTAAATGGTTCAACGTCCGGATGGGTTTCGGGTTCCTGTCGATGACCAACCGAGATGGGACACCGCTCGAGGAGACTGTCGATGTATTCGTTCATCAG AGCAAGCTGCACATGGAGGGCTTCCGTAGCCTGAAGGAGGGCGAGGCGGTGGAGTTTACCTTCAAGAAGTCGTCTAAAGGCCTGGAGTCTGTCACGGTGACGGGGCCAGGGGGAGCACAGTGTGTGGGCTGTGAGAAGACACCTAAGGGGCAACAGAAACGACGCTCCAAGGGGGACAG ATGCTACAACTGTGGAGGACCTGACCACCATGCCAAAGAATGCCAGCTACCTCCTCAGCCCAAGAAGTGCCATTTCTGCCAGAGCATCAGCCACATGGTGGCCAACTGTCCAATCAAAGCACAGCAGTCCTCCCCTGGCTCTCAGGGAATAGCATCATCATTGAGGGATGAGAAAGAGGAGCAGAGCCACGCCCCCTTACTCCCCAGGGAGAGCTCTGATTGA
- the LOC106588661 gene encoding protein lin-28 homolog A isoform X1 has protein sequence MVSFSEQQFTGGCAKTGEEEATGSEEDLGSSRGSGVCKWFNVRMGFGFLSMTNRDGTPLEETVDVFVHQSKLHMEGFRSLKEGEAVEFTFKKSSKGLESVTVTGPGGAQCVGCEKTPKGQQKRRSKGDRCYNCGGPDHHAKECQLPPQPKKCHFCQSISHMVANCPIKAQQSSPGSQGIASSLRDEKEEQSHAPLLPRESSD, from the exons ATGGTCTCTTTTTCCGAACAGCAGTTTACAG GGGGCTGTGCAAAGACCGGAGAGGAGGAAGCCACGGGCtcagaggaggatctgggttCGTCTCGTGGCAGCGGCGTGTGTAAATGGTTCAACGTCCGGATGGGTTTCGGGTTCCTGTCGATGACCAACCGAGATGGGACACCGCTCGAGGAGACTGTCGATGTATTCGTTCATCAG AGCAAGCTGCACATGGAGGGCTTCCGTAGCCTGAAGGAGGGCGAGGCGGTGGAGTTTACCTTCAAGAAGTCGTCTAAAGGCCTGGAGTCTGTCACGGTGACGGGGCCAGGGGGAGCACAGTGTGTGGGCTGTGAGAAGACACCTAAGGGGCAACAGAAACGACGCTCCAAGGGGGACAG ATGCTACAACTGTGGAGGACCTGACCACCATGCCAAAGAATGCCAGCTACCTCCTCAGCCCAAGAAGTGCCATTTCTGCCAGAGCATCAGCCACATGGTGGCCAACTGTCCAATCAAAGCACAGCAGTCCTCCCCTGGCTCTCAGGGAATAGCATCATCATTGAGGGATGAGAAAGAGGAGCAGAGCCACGCCCCCTTACTCCCCAGGGAGAGCTCTGATTGA
- the LOC106588661 gene encoding protein lin-28 homolog A isoform X3, translating into MTIGGCAKTGEEEATGSEEDLGSSRGSGVCKWFNVRMGFGFLSMTNRDGTPLEETVDVFVHQSKLHMEGFRSLKEGEAVEFTFKKSSKGLESVTVTGPGGAQCVGCEKTPKGQQKRRSKGDRCYNCGGPDHHAKECQLPPQPKKCHFCQSISHMVANCPIKAQQSSPGSQGIASSLRDEKEEQSHAPLLPRESSD; encoded by the exons ATGACTATAG GGGGCTGTGCAAAGACCGGAGAGGAGGAAGCCACGGGCtcagaggaggatctgggttCGTCTCGTGGCAGCGGCGTGTGTAAATGGTTCAACGTCCGGATGGGTTTCGGGTTCCTGTCGATGACCAACCGAGATGGGACACCGCTCGAGGAGACTGTCGATGTATTCGTTCATCAG AGCAAGCTGCACATGGAGGGCTTCCGTAGCCTGAAGGAGGGCGAGGCGGTGGAGTTTACCTTCAAGAAGTCGTCTAAAGGCCTGGAGTCTGTCACGGTGACGGGGCCAGGGGGAGCACAGTGTGTGGGCTGTGAGAAGACACCTAAGGGGCAACAGAAACGACGCTCCAAGGGGGACAG ATGCTACAACTGTGGAGGACCTGACCACCATGCCAAAGAATGCCAGCTACCTCCTCAGCCCAAGAAGTGCCATTTCTGCCAGAGCATCAGCCACATGGTGGCCAACTGTCCAATCAAAGCACAGCAGTCCTCCCCTGGCTCTCAGGGAATAGCATCATCATTGAGGGATGAGAAAGAGGAGCAGAGCCACGCCCCCTTACTCCCCAGGGAGAGCTCTGATTGA
- the LOC106588661 gene encoding protein lin-28 homolog A isoform X4, with amino-acid sequence MFVKACLELQTGPNGSIGAFLCECMSYLSTMEISHFCDVFVKSKLHMEGFRSLKEGEAVEFTFKKSSKGLESVTVTGPGGAQCVGCEKTPKGQQKRRSKGDRCYNCGGPDHHAKECQLPPQPKKCHFCQSISHMVANCPIKAQQSSPGSQGIASSLRDEKEEQSHAPLLPRESSD; translated from the exons ATGTTCGTTAAGGCCTGTCTCGAGCTCCAAACAGGTCCGAATGGTTCTATTGGCGCGTTTTTGTGCGAGTGCATGTCTTATTTATCAACAATGGAAATATCCCACTTTTGTGATGTTTTCGTTAAG AGCAAGCTGCACATGGAGGGCTTCCGTAGCCTGAAGGAGGGCGAGGCGGTGGAGTTTACCTTCAAGAAGTCGTCTAAAGGCCTGGAGTCTGTCACGGTGACGGGGCCAGGGGGAGCACAGTGTGTGGGCTGTGAGAAGACACCTAAGGGGCAACAGAAACGACGCTCCAAGGGGGACAG ATGCTACAACTGTGGAGGACCTGACCACCATGCCAAAGAATGCCAGCTACCTCCTCAGCCCAAGAAGTGCCATTTCTGCCAGAGCATCAGCCACATGGTGGCCAACTGTCCAATCAAAGCACAGCAGTCCTCCCCTGGCTCTCAGGGAATAGCATCATCATTGAGGGATGAGAAAGAGGAGCAGAGCCACGCCCCCTTACTCCCCAGGGAGAGCTCTGATTGA
- the LOC106588663 gene encoding glycoprotein endo-alpha-1,2-mannosidase-like protein: MTRLRKKAFIALFLFTLFIFGTMMGLRTLKPSEGFSDLAPGMGEFVGERGGDRRRPVSNDMVVSPGQSHLASDTKVVFTKSDRDYSIFYDVQIFYYLWYGNPQMDGKYIHWDHVLVPHWDPKIAASHAKGRHTPPEDIASSFYPELGPYSSRDPAVLESHMSQIEAAAAGVLVLSWYPPGIADNHGEPCEDLVPAVMDAAHRHSIKVAFHIQPYKGRTDLSMHENIKYIIDKYGNHGAFYRFRSTKGRILPLFYIYDSYLTPPEAWADLLHPAGTHTLRGTPYDGVFLALVVEERHKHDILAGGFDGMYTYFASNGFSFGSSHQNWKAVKDFCDGNNLLFVPSAGPGYVDTAVRPWNNHNTRNRVNGRYYETSLQAALSVRPEIVTITSFNEWHEGTQIEKAVPRKTVTRLYLDYQPHRSDLYLELTRKWAEHFNKEKDKWLM, translated from the exons ATGACACGGTTGCGCAAGAAAGCTTTCATTGCACTTTTCTTATTCACCCTCTTCATCTTCGGGACCATGATGGGCCTCAGAACACTGAAACCCAGCGAGGGCTTCTCAGACCTGGCCCCGGGAATGGGAGAGTTTGTGGGGGAAAGAGGAGGCGACCGGCGACGGCCAGTTTCAAACGACATGGTAGTTTCCCCTGGTCAGTCCCATCTAGCCAGCGACACCAAAGTCGTCTTCACAAAATCCGACCGTGACTACAGTATATTCTACGACGTACAAATCTTCTATTACCTATGGTACGGCAACCCACAGATGGACGGTAAATATATTCACTGGGACCATGTTCTAGTACCGCACTGGGACCCTAAGATCGCCGCCAGCCACGCCAAAGGAAGACACACTCCTCCAGAGGACATAGCGTCGAGTTTCTACCCGGAACTAGGACCATACAGTTCCAGAGACCCCGCCGTGCTGGAGTCACACATGTCGCAGATTGAAGCGGCTGCAGCAG GGGTACTGGTTCTGTCTTGGTACCCGCCTGGCATTGCAGACAACCATGGTGAGCCATGTGAAGACCTGGTGCCTGCTGTGATGGACGCTGCCCACAGACACAGCATCAAG GTGGCGTTCCACATCCAGCCGTACAAGGGACGGACTGACCTCAGCATGCACGAGAACATCAAATACATCATTGACAA GTATGGGAACCATGGTGCCTTCTACCGCTTCAGGTCAACCAAAGGGCGGATCCTTCCTCTGTTCTACATCTACGACTCCTACCTGACCCCGCCGGAGGCCTGGGCCGACCTGCTCCACCCCGCCGGCACCCACACCCTCCGCGGCACGCCCTACGACGGCGTCTTCCTCGCCCTGGTCGTAGAGGAACGCCACAAACACGACATCCTGGCCGGTGGCTTCGACGGCATGTATACATACTTCGCCTCCAACGGCTTCTCCTTCGGCTCCTCTCACCAGAACTGGAAGGCGGTCAAGGACTTCTGTGACGGTAACAACCTGCTGTTCGTGCCCAGCGCCGGGCCGGGATACGTCGACACCGCAGTGAGGCCATGGAACAACCACAACACGAGGAACAGGGTCAACGGTCGCTATTACGAGACCAGCCTACAGGCTGCGCTGTCGGTGCGGCCGGAGATCGTGACCATCACGTCCTTCAACGAGTGGCATGAGGGGACACAGATTGAGAAGGCGGTGCCCAGGAAGACGGTGACCCGGCTGTATCTGGACTACCAGCCCCACCGGTCAGATCTGTACCTGGAACTCACCAGGAAGTGGGCCGAACACTTCAACAAGGAGAAAGACAAGTGGCTCATGTAG